One Psychrobacillus glaciei genomic region harbors:
- a CDS encoding C40 family peptidase, which translates to MTSLFKKIITIFSLTVILAAGTFAGNTEAASSVASTQIVSSAKSLVGIKYRTGGTTKTGFDCSGFVGYVYKQHGVYLPRTAAGMYSTGTSVKKSNLAVGDLVFFNTTGKGVSHVGMYIGSGKFIHASTSKGVRVDKINDPYYWGSKYVGAKKVAKVAVARK; encoded by the coding sequence TTGACTTCTTTGTTTAAAAAAATCATTACTATCTTTAGTTTAACTGTAATTTTAGCCGCGGGAACATTTGCAGGAAATACAGAGGCAGCAAGCTCTGTAGCATCGACTCAAATCGTATCAAGTGCGAAAAGTCTAGTAGGAATTAAATATCGTACTGGTGGAACAACGAAGACAGGATTTGACTGTTCAGGATTCGTCGGGTATGTTTACAAGCAACACGGAGTTTATTTACCAAGAACAGCAGCAGGAATGTACAGCACTGGAACATCCGTGAAAAAGTCTAATTTAGCCGTGGGAGACTTAGTTTTCTTTAACACTACAGGTAAAGGTGTATCCCATGTTGGTATGTACATAGGTAGTGGGAAATTTATTCATGCTTCGACATCAAAAGGTGTTCGAGTGGATAAAATAAATGACCCGTATTACTGGGGTTCAAAATACGTTGGAGCTAAAAAAGTAGCGAAGGTAGCAGTTGCAAGAAAATAA
- a CDS encoding CdaR family transcriptional regulator — MITKQIAKQIVDQTMLRLHRNINVIQTNGMILASGDELRVDSIHEGAVVVAETKKPLWITEKNRHLFPRTKPGINLPIFFQNELVGIIGITGDPDEMEEIATLVQLTTEMMVHQALIVSEREWKRKMQEMVFEELMSGQPLQKVIYERINKIGFLNKAPFYAIMLEINPESKSYQSILQGIEYFFQGDSILVGHYQLNEHFILIAGLHEKLFKHKISLLVSNLKKYSSLPIGVGQVVHSLEEVHYAYQTAKIALEEGTSNKSITYFEEIELYALFKNRNSKEAQHFANRVLKELNEKLLQTLQEFFNCNQQLAICAETLDIHRHTLTYRLKKICELTGYNPSVFQDAIVLQIALWCYTPK; from the coding sequence ATGATTACAAAACAGATTGCCAAACAAATTGTCGACCAAACAATGCTACGACTGCATCGAAATATTAATGTTATTCAAACAAATGGGATGATACTTGCCTCCGGAGATGAATTGCGAGTAGATAGTATACATGAAGGAGCCGTTGTCGTTGCAGAAACGAAAAAGCCTTTATGGATTACGGAAAAAAATAGACACTTATTTCCAAGGACAAAGCCTGGTATTAATTTGCCTATATTTTTTCAAAACGAATTAGTCGGTATCATAGGAATTACAGGAGATCCGGATGAAATGGAAGAAATAGCTACACTGGTTCAACTCACAACCGAAATGATGGTTCATCAAGCTCTAATCGTATCGGAAAGAGAATGGAAAAGAAAAATGCAAGAAATGGTATTTGAAGAATTAATGAGTGGTCAACCACTTCAAAAAGTCATCTATGAGCGAATAAATAAAATAGGATTTTTAAATAAAGCGCCTTTTTATGCCATTATGCTAGAAATTAATCCCGAATCTAAATCATATCAGTCCATCTTGCAAGGAATTGAATACTTTTTTCAGGGTGACTCTATCTTAGTAGGACATTATCAATTAAATGAGCATTTCATTCTAATTGCTGGTCTACACGAAAAATTATTTAAACATAAAATTTCCTTGCTGGTTTCGAATTTAAAGAAATATAGCTCCCTACCAATTGGAGTTGGTCAAGTCGTCCACTCGCTTGAGGAAGTTCATTATGCCTATCAAACAGCTAAAATTGCTTTAGAAGAGGGAACTTCAAATAAAAGCATCACCTATTTCGAAGAGATTGAACTGTATGCTTTATTTAAAAACCGCAATTCAAAAGAAGCACAACACTTTGCAAATCGTGTTTTAAAAGAATTAAACGAGAAACTACTTCAAACTTTACAAGAATTTTTTAATTGTAACCAACAACTTGCAATATGTGCGGAGACCTTGGATATTCACCGACATACACTGACGTATCGACTGAAGAAAATTTGTGAGTTAACCGGCTACAATCCATCTGTTTTCCAAGATGCCATCGTCTTACAAATTGCTTTGTGGTGCTATACTCCAAAATAA
- a CDS encoding glycerate kinase: protein MKIIVSPDSFKGSLTATEAAQEISAGIKEIDPMIETVLLPIADGGEGTLEPLINATNGQTVYVAVHDPIGRPIYVEYGILGDGETCVIEMAKASGLTLLKEHEKNPLIASTYGTGELIRHALDNGYRKFVVGIGGSATNDGGTGMLQALGMKFRNGLGEDIAQGADALIDLVEIDALNFDHRIQESHFIIACDVDNPFIGPTGATAIFGPQKGVTPDLVEKLDRNLLNLANKVESLTGISLHGQPGAGAAGGLGGAFLAFFPVELKPGIEVVMKAIDFHRQIEDADFIFTGEGKSDLQTLSGKAPIGIANAAKKQGIPVVLISGFIEQESISQLYPYFYRLASITDSTISQEVSMGNAAHYLRLKTKEMMKSILKK, encoded by the coding sequence GTGAAAATCATTGTTAGTCCTGATTCTTTTAAAGGTTCGTTAACAGCAACAGAAGCTGCTCAAGAAATTTCTGCAGGAATAAAAGAAATTGACCCCATGATTGAAACTGTCCTATTACCTATAGCTGATGGCGGAGAAGGTACTCTTGAACCACTTATCAATGCTACGAATGGACAAACAGTTTATGTAGCAGTGCATGATCCGATCGGTCGTCCTATTTATGTCGAATATGGCATCCTAGGAGATGGAGAAACATGTGTTATTGAGATGGCGAAAGCATCTGGCTTAACACTACTAAAGGAGCACGAAAAAAATCCGCTCATTGCATCTACGTATGGAACAGGTGAATTAATCCGCCATGCATTGGATAACGGCTATCGAAAGTTTGTCGTTGGTATCGGCGGAAGTGCAACAAATGATGGTGGAACAGGTATGCTTCAAGCTTTGGGAATGAAGTTTCGAAATGGATTAGGTGAGGACATTGCACAAGGAGCAGATGCATTAATTGATTTAGTTGAGATTGACGCACTGAATTTTGATCATCGAATACAGGAATCACACTTTATCATTGCTTGTGATGTGGACAATCCATTTATCGGACCAACTGGAGCTACTGCTATTTTCGGTCCCCAAAAAGGAGTCACTCCAGATTTAGTAGAAAAGTTAGATCGAAATCTATTAAACTTGGCAAATAAAGTGGAAAGCCTAACTGGTATCTCACTTCATGGTCAACCTGGAGCAGGCGCAGCAGGGGGGCTTGGCGGTGCTTTTCTAGCATTTTTTCCAGTTGAATTAAAACCAGGCATAGAAGTAGTCATGAAGGCAATTGACTTTCACCGACAAATAGAAGATGCAGATTTCATATTTACAGGGGAAGGGAAATCAGATCTTCAAACACTTTCTGGTAAGGCGCCAATTGGAATCGCAAACGCTGCAAAAAAGCAGGGCATACCAGTTGTATTAATATCAGGTTTTATTGAACAAGAAAGTATTTCGCAATTATATCCATATTTTTATAGGCTAGCGAGCATTACTGATAGTACTATTTCACAAGAAGTGTCCATGGGGAACGCTGCACATTATTTGCGCTTGAAAACGAAGGAAATGATGAAGTCTATTTTAAAAAAATAA
- a CDS encoding GntP family permease, with protein sequence MLFFVIFLGVVLVVVATAVFKLHPFLALLISAFFVGIASGMPLLTVVENVNTGFGGLMTNIGLVIVAGTIIGVILEKSGAAYRMAEVVLRVLGEKRPQLAMSIIGYIVSIPVFCDSGFIILSSLKKSLAKRAKVKVASMTIALSTGLFATHTLVPPTPGPIAAAGNIGASDYLGTIILVGLFVAIPAVIVGYLWAIKVGTKIDVEADHEEALDYDEVIKSFGKMPSTFKSFLPIILPILLIGIGSVAALTGDESGFTNFLRFLGAPTVALLFGVLAAFLLLPEISEKTLSGWIGESLKEAAPILLITGAGGSFGTVIKNSGVADQLQQMDLGALANGALFLLVPFLIAAALKTAQGSSTAALVITSSLIAPMLPTLGIDGAMPLALVVMAIGAGAMTVSHVNDSYFWVVTQFSGMKVTDAYKAQTMATLLQGVTTIIVTMILWLIFV encoded by the coding sequence ATGTTATTTTTTGTGATTTTTCTTGGTGTAGTTTTAGTTGTCGTGGCAACCGCTGTGTTCAAGCTTCATCCATTTTTAGCTTTACTAATTAGTGCGTTCTTTGTTGGTATTGCTTCTGGAATGCCATTACTAACTGTTGTAGAAAATGTAAATACCGGTTTTGGCGGACTCATGACGAATATCGGTCTAGTGATTGTTGCAGGTACAATTATTGGGGTTATATTAGAGAAATCAGGTGCTGCTTATCGTATGGCAGAAGTGGTGCTTCGTGTTCTAGGGGAGAAGCGACCACAGCTTGCGATGTCCATTATCGGATATATCGTTTCCATACCAGTATTTTGTGATTCAGGTTTTATTATTCTATCAAGCTTGAAAAAATCTTTAGCAAAACGTGCAAAAGTGAAAGTCGCTTCCATGACGATTGCTTTATCAACAGGTTTATTTGCAACACATACGCTTGTTCCACCAACTCCAGGTCCGATTGCGGCTGCAGGAAATATTGGAGCATCTGATTATTTAGGAACAATCATCTTAGTAGGATTATTTGTAGCAATTCCAGCAGTTATTGTAGGATATCTTTGGGCAATAAAAGTTGGCACAAAAATTGATGTGGAAGCAGATCATGAAGAAGCACTGGATTATGATGAAGTAATCAAATCTTTCGGTAAAATGCCTTCTACTTTTAAATCGTTTCTTCCAATTATTTTGCCAATCTTGTTAATCGGAATTGGATCTGTAGCTGCACTAACTGGCGATGAATCAGGGTTTACTAATTTTTTGAGATTCCTTGGAGCACCAACTGTAGCCCTGTTATTTGGAGTATTAGCAGCATTTTTATTATTACCTGAAATTAGTGAAAAAACATTGTCTGGATGGATTGGGGAAAGTTTGAAAGAAGCAGCTCCTATTCTGTTAATCACAGGTGCTGGTGGATCATTTGGTACTGTAATTAAAAATTCAGGTGTCGCTGATCAATTGCAACAAATGGACTTAGGAGCACTTGCAAACGGTGCATTATTCTTACTTGTACCATTCCTAATTGCAGCAGCATTAAAAACTGCACAAGGTTCTTCCACAGCAGCACTTGTAATTACATCTTCCTTAATTGCACCAATGTTACCTACTTTAGGTATTGACGGCGCGATGCCACTTGCCCTAGTTGTTATGGCGATTGGAGCAGGTGCGATGACAGTGAGTCACGTAAATGATAGCTATTTCTGGGTCGTTACACAATTCAGCGGAATGAAAGTAACCGATGCATACAAAGCACAAACAATGGCAACCTTACTGCAAGGTGTCACAACAATCATAGTTACCATGATCCTTTGGTTAATATTCGTATAA
- a CDS encoding S-layer homology domain-containing protein: MNIPFKHQMKRLSILIAPILLVITLAVPTAFAKVPDFNGGILDEYMYEEVFFLAGYPLKFTGKATLTEKESKNQLTSTYKFTLTSEHGDKLTRNVVYVSDLKNYETKGQTTSNTVVKSYTEKIAMADKSTYTLDDYQFSQSSVIDNRPATDYYSGNVIARKIYLKSFKVGKTTLNDKITVYMTGRDVGYKNFWGSTDTQFVDYEIETPEGTAFVTSKVSDSKSRVLEYEPHTPTLSSFVGGHAVISSSNMVSEYTYNIPFRNLHDSGPTIGNFYLNKEKTPKIERLIVPKFRDIANHWSRPNIEKLYSIGIFDESSNFFSPDAAMKKDQFTISVAKAVDLRVLEEKPAKKNTVKKALFEDLDPKDPNYGYIESALNKGIVSPVNAKKFGAKDSITRAQAAIIIVRSLGLEGRAPSPGYKTHFIDDNKIPKEAKDSIYVASQLGLIEPDKKNRINANEVLTRGKASQLLVRYLNFLESDLKQNYRDDMLYFN, encoded by the coding sequence ATGAATATTCCATTTAAACACCAGATGAAGAGACTTTCTATTTTAATAGCACCAATTTTATTAGTAATTACTCTAGCAGTTCCAACCGCATTTGCGAAAGTTCCTGATTTTAACGGGGGAATTCTAGACGAATATATGTACGAAGAAGTATTTTTCTTAGCTGGCTACCCACTTAAATTTACTGGAAAAGCAACCCTCACAGAAAAAGAAAGTAAAAACCAATTGACATCTACCTATAAATTTACATTAACAAGTGAACATGGAGATAAATTAACACGCAACGTTGTGTACGTTTCGGACTTAAAAAACTATGAAACAAAAGGACAAACAACTTCCAATACAGTAGTAAAGAGTTATACAGAAAAAATAGCAATGGCTGATAAAAGCACATATACACTGGATGACTATCAATTTTCACAAAGCTCGGTCATTGATAATCGACCTGCTACTGATTACTATTCAGGAAATGTAATTGCTCGAAAAATTTATCTAAAAAGCTTCAAAGTCGGTAAGACAACATTAAATGACAAAATTACTGTTTATATGACCGGTCGAGATGTTGGTTATAAAAACTTCTGGGGTTCAACGGACACTCAGTTTGTAGACTATGAAATAGAAACTCCTGAAGGTACTGCATTTGTAACAAGCAAAGTTTCTGATAGTAAATCTAGAGTGTTGGAATATGAACCGCATACGCCAACTCTTTCAAGTTTTGTTGGTGGTCATGCCGTGATTAGCTCCTCCAATATGGTTTCTGAATATACATACAATATTCCTTTCCGTAATCTCCATGATTCTGGTCCGACTATTGGTAACTTTTATTTAAATAAAGAAAAAACACCAAAAATAGAGCGTCTTATTGTTCCAAAATTCCGCGACATTGCAAATCACTGGTCAAGACCTAATATTGAAAAACTATATTCAATTGGTATTTTCGATGAATCTAGCAACTTCTTTTCACCTGACGCTGCCATGAAAAAAGATCAATTTACGATAAGTGTTGCAAAAGCAGTTGATTTACGTGTTCTAGAGGAAAAACCAGCAAAGAAGAATACCGTGAAAAAAGCGTTATTTGAAGACCTAGATCCAAAAGATCCTAACTATGGATATATCGAAAGTGCATTAAATAAAGGCATTGTCAGCCCAGTTAATGCAAAGAAATTTGGTGCAAAGGATTCTATCACAAGAGCGCAGGCAGCAATCATTATCGTTCGCTCTTTAGGACTGGAAGGTCGTGCCCCAAGTCCTGGGTATAAAACACACTTTATCGATGATAATAAAATTCCAAAAGAAGCAAAAGACAGTATTTACGTTGCAAGTCAGCTTGGACTTATTGAGCCAGACAAGAAAAATCGTATTAACGCAAATGAAGTATTAACTAGAGGAAAAGCATCACAACTTCTTGTACGTTACTTAAACTTCCTTGAATCCGATTTAAAACAAAACTACCGTGATGACATGCTATACTTTAACTAA